Sequence from the Halalkalicoccus subterraneus genome:
GACGACCGCGTCGAAACCTTTTCAGCCGAGGAAGACGAGACGGTCCTCGAAGCCGCCGCTCGCGGGGGAATCCGTCTTCCCTACGACTGTCGTAGCGGGACCTGTGCCGAATGTGTCGGGCAGGTCTTGGAGGGGAGTATCGAACACCGCAGGATGCCACGTGCGCTCGAAGAGTCGGACAGAAGGGATGGCTACGCACTGCTGTGTATCGCGGTTCCACGGGAGGACTGTCGGATCCGTACGGGATCGCGACTCACGGCCGAACTCGGGTCGAGCCCGTGGAGTTAGTCCTCGGT
This genomic interval carries:
- a CDS encoding 2Fe-2S iron-sulfur cluster-binding protein, which codes for MTHEITLEWPDDRVETFSAEEDETVLEAAARGGIRLPYDCRSGTCAECVGQVLEGSIEHRRMPRALEESDRRDGYALLCIAVPREDCRIRTGSRLTAELGSSPWS